A genomic region of Colletotrichum destructivum chromosome 1, complete sequence contains the following coding sequences:
- a CDS encoding Putative gfo/Idh/MocA-like oxidoreductase, NAD(P)-binding domain superfamily, producing MVQKLRIAAAGLGRMGKRHAINFLHRTPRAQLVAAFTPDQNELAWARQELEPHGVKLYTDYDEMLTHEGLQAVVIATVTKVHAEEAIKAINKDLHVLCEKPISLDLAKSMEVITAAQHKPHLKVMCGFSRRFDASYRDAFEKIESGLIGRPSIIRSQTCDKHDPSGFFVKYAALNGGCFVDMSVHDIDLSLWFFGEDSQVKSVSASGITAVSPELKEHGDCDNAVGIVEFWGGKIAYFYNSRMMAHGQEDTTELIGTGGKLTVNGNPQANFVNYYGPQGITREVPAHYYGRFEYAFVQEANEFTAAALDNTRLPLKLTNAVKAVQIGSYLQEALETGKKLYFDEIGRRVDKQAKL from the exons ATGGTGCAAAAGCTCAGaatcgccgccgccggcctcggccgcatGGGCAAGCGTCACGCCATCAACTTCTTGCACCGCACTCCTCGGGCACAGCTCGTGGCCGCCTTCACGCCCGACCAGAACGAGCTCGCGTGGGCAAGACAGGAGCTCGAGCCCCACGGCGTCAAGCTGTACACCGACTACGACGAGATGCTCACGCACGAGGGCctccaggccgtcgtcatcgccaccgtcaccaaggtccatgccgaggaggccatcaaagccatcaacaaggaccTCCACGTTCTTTGCGAGAAGCCCATCTCTCTCGACCTTGCCAAG TCTATGGAggtcatcaccgccgcccaacACAAGCCTCACCTCAAGGTCATGTGCGGGTTCTCTCGGCGCTTCGACGCCTCTTACCGCGATGCGTTCGAGAAGATTGAGAGTGGCTTGATTGGCAGACCCTCCATCATCAGGTCTCAGACATGTGACAAGCACGACCCCAGCGGGTTCTTTGTCAAGTACGCCGCCCTCAACGGAGGATGCTTCGTCGACATGAGTG TCCACGACATTGACCTCTCCTTGTGGTTCTTCGGTGAGGACTCGCAGGTCAAGTCCGTCTCCGCCTCGGGCATCACCGCCGTTTCCCCCGAGCTGAAGGAGCACGGCGACTGCGACaacgccgtcggcatcgtcgagttCTGGGGCGGCAAGATCGCCTACTTCTACAACTCGCGCATGATGGCTCACGGCCAGGAGGACACCACCGAGCtcatcggcaccggcggcaagCTCACCGTCAACGGCAACCCCCAGGCCAACTTCGTCAACTACTATGGGCCCCAGGGCATCACGAGGGAGGTGCCGGCCCACTACTACGGCCGCTTCGAGTACGCCTTCGTCCAGGAGGCCAACGAgttcaccgccgccgcgctcgacAACACCAGGCTACCGCTGAAGCTCaccaacgccgtcaaggccgtgCAGATCGGGTCCTACCTGCAGGAGGCTCTGGAGACAGGGAAGAAGCTGTACTTTGACGAGATCGGCCGCCGCGTGGACAAGCAGGCGAAGCTGTAG
- a CDS encoding Putative Zinc finger C2H2-type encodes MGRPSKSDKVTFPALINPAASPVWPSRADGAARLSLSHPVPTTTPNPLVEVSYDDGDVVGRRRRPADALGGLCRERPAARSNGLSREWLYTVGVHIGPCVDDCSQCSSGSSSQLLLPSTELSPFSAGTTPSPSLVSPGDSLSPRTLSTFLSTPTPFSSTSQQSLATLQHDSPACSALDGIDHVYCRRCPKQFTDILQLRIHIESDHRCQCPCDACLGVSPGLCQVPRLEFACPCGFRSMNHDKWTEHRRNLDRRQVQCRCGKILREDRVDEHFKNCRQGSKQLPSSLQHQMQGTEARTTEKEEKYFEMKQNHWDTLTDLGGCKNEPFVGISWQLAVFPTRWAEHERFLDDLWVTNPRRSDVVLRNGGILPRHDRKVEQGHSLALICQWPDAMPPFKAFAPRTTKEEKDGQHVEGAPFAHQDTLILTVH; translated from the exons ATGGGTCGCCCAAGCAAATCAGACAAGGTGACCTTTCCAGCGTTGATAAACCCGGCTGCTTCTCCTGTTTG GCCGTCCCGTGCTGACGGGGCCGCGAggctctccctctctcacccggtgccgacaacgacgccgAACCCCCTTGTCGAG GTGTCTtatgacgatggcgatgtagttggccggcgtcgtcgacctgctgATGCTCTAGGCGGTTTGTGCCGTGAAAGGCCTGCTGCTAGGAGCAACGGTTTGAGTCGAGAATGGCTATACACCGTCGGAGTCCACATAGGACCCTGCGTCGATGATTGTTCGCAATGCTCCTCAGGCTCATCTTCTCAGCTGCTTCTCCCGTCGACCGAACTCTCTCCGTTCTCGGCGGGCACTACaccatctccttctcttGTCAGCCCAGGAGACTCCTTGTCTCCTAGGACCCTATCGACCTTTCTGTCAACTCCCACGCCCTTCTCTTCCACCAGCCAGCAGTCTCTGGCTACGTTGCAACATGATTCTCCAGCGTGCTCCGCGCTGGATGGTATCGACCATGTGTATTGCCGCCGATGTCCAAAGCAGTTCACGGACATTCTGCAACTTCG CATACATATTGAGTCGGACCATCGCTGCCAATGCCCTTGCGACGCCTGCTTGGGCGTGTCGCCTGGCCTTTGCCAGGTACCACGACTCGAGTTTGCGTGTCCCTGCGGCTTCAGAAGCATGAATCATGACAAGTGGACGGAACACCGCAGGAACCTCGACCGCCGACAGGTTCAATGTCGATGCGGCAAGATCCTGCGCGAAGACCGCGTCGACGAACATTTCAAGAACTGCCGTCAAGGAAGCAAGCA ACTTCCTTCGTCACTTCAACACCAAATGCAAGGGACGGAGGCGCGGACGAccgaaaaagaggaaaagtACTTCGAAATGAAGCAGAACCACTGGGACACCCTCACCGATCTTGGAGGGTGCAAGAACGAGCCGTTCGTTGGTATTAGTTGGCAACTCGCCGTATTTCCGACCCGGTGGGCCGAACATGAACGTTTCTTAGATGATCTATGGGTCACGAACCCTCGGCGCAGCGATGTGGTTCTTCGCAACGGAGGCATTCTCCCGCGACATGACCGAAAGGTTGAGCAAGGCCACTCGCTTGCGCTGATTTGCCAATGGCCTGACGCGATGCCCCCTTTCAAGGCTTTCGCTCCCAGGACTAcaaaggaggagaaggatggGCAACATGTGGAAGGTGCACCTTTTGCCCATCAAGATACCCTGATTTTGACTGTACATTAG